GTCTAACAGGGACTCCTATATGCTCATTGATTAAATTCTTCACTGAAAGTGTAATTACTGTTCATACCGGGCTTCTTAGTAGTACACCTATTGGCGCACGGTATCGACAATCATTAGAATAAAGCTAATGGTTAAATAATTTATGGAGAAGAAAAACATCTTCTTGGCCCAAGCATCGGTGTCTCTGGCCCGGAAGCCTTGAAACCCGAGGAACAGCCATATTAGTGACAGCAGTAAAGATACGCTCATAAAGATGATACCTGTGTATCCATAGACATACATTAATATCGGCACAGGAACCAGGAGAATCAAATAAGGAATCATCTGAATTTTGGTACGATGGATTCCTTTCACTACCGGAAGCAGCGGATAGCCGGCATTCTTGTAATCATCCAAACGGCGAATGGCAAGCGACCAGAAATGTGGCGGCTGCCACAAAAACAGCAGGGCACCGAGCAGAATCGCACCCATATCTACTGTCCCGGTTACAGCAACATATCCGATGACAGGCGGCACCGCGCCGGAGAAGCCTCCCATGGAAGTACTCCAGGTTGAGGAGCGCTTAAGCCACAGCGTATACACAATAACGTATATGAACATCCCAAATATGCCGAGTATACCTGCCAGCCAGCCGGAAAAAGAAAACAATAGGGCTAGTCCAGCAATGCCCAGGATAAATGCATAAGCGAGCACGAGCTGCGGAGTAAGCTTCCCGGTAGGAAGTGCGCGATCCCGTGTGCGTTCCATTTTTTTATCCAGCTCACGATCAAAGTAGTTGTTAAACACACAGGCTGAAGCCATAACGAGAACCGTTCCGAGCATGGTTATTATCATTTTGAGGTAGTCAATGTCCCATTGAGAAGCAAGCCAATATCCGCCAAAAGCGGCAATCAGATTGCTCCGGAGGATGCCGGGTTTAGCCAATGTAACGAAGTCTCTCCAAGTGACAGACTCTTGCGGCGGTGTTTGCCGGGTTGAGAGCGCTGCCGTATCGGAAGAGGCTCGATATCGATTACTCACGCTTCTATAATCCTCCTTGCTTTGCGTCATATGGAGGGGAATTATGGCCTCCGCACTAAATTTTATCACAACAAAAAAAGAAAGTCTTTGACATTCATCTTGCAAATATGAATAGGATATGACAAATTTATCTAAATTTATGGCTTATCTTACTTCATCGAATACAGGATGTGCGAATAGGGCATCTACTAATTGAACAGATCATTTTTAGAAAAAACAAGGATTACAGCTATCGTTTATACCAATAACAAAGGAGAATACCTTAGATGGATACCGCTACACATTTTGTTATGGGCATAGGACTTGCCGGACTCAGCTACGTCGATCCGGTAGTTGCGGCTAATCCTGAGCTTGCCTTTGCCGTTATGATCGGAACCGTCGTTGGTTCACAAGCACCTGATATCGACACGGCGCTTCGTATGAAAAACAATGCCGTTTATATACGTAACCATCGCGGCATTACTCATTCGCTTCCTTTTCTTGCTATATGGACTGTGCTGATTACCGCCGCCATTGCACTTCTATTCAGGGATGTTCCAATCGGGCATGTCGCTCTCTGGACCGGAATCGCCGTATGCGTCCATGTATTCACAGATGTCTTCAACACCTACGGCACACAAGCGCTGCGGCCGATTACGGAGAAGTGGATCTCATGGAATATCATTCACATCTTCGATCCGGTTTTATTCGGTACCCATATCGCAGCCATCCTGCTGTGGGCCTTCGGGGTATTCCACCCTGCTGAAATTTTCACTGTGCTGTATATATTTTTAGCATTTTATTATATTTGGCGCACTTGGGTTCACTTCGCCAGAAAGGCTCATGTCAGACGGATGGACCCTGCTTCCAAATCTAACGACAAATATTATGTCATTCCAACGATCCATTTGAACCGCTGGCATGTCGTTAAAGCCCATGAGGATGGAAGCTACGAAATCGGAAAGCTGGACGGAGATGAGCTTACTTGGAAAAAACATGCCGTTTCCTCAGACCATCCGGCGGTGGCTAAATCCAAAGAACATCCTGATATCCAAGCTTTCCTCTACTTCACATCCTTCGCAGTCGCAGAGGTAGAAGAGCTGAGCTTCGGCTACTTTGTCCGTTGGGGAGATGTCAGATACCGGCATCGCAAGCAATATCCTTTTGTCGCCTGCGTCGTCATGGATAAGAATTATGAGCCGATCAGCACTTATGTCGGCTGGCTAAGTGAAGATAAGATGGAGAAGAAGCTCTCCATTAGCTCAAATATTTAGTACGATCTACATGAAACGGCCTGAACAGGCCGTTTTTTTGTTCTTGACGGAAAGCGGTTTATTCAGGCAAAATCAGCACAAAGGGATTAACGCACAAAAAGCCTAAAACGGCTTACGCCGTTCTAGGCTTATGACTCAAATTATATACTGTCTAAGTTACTGGCCGCTGCGGCCAGACAGTTGTTGTTCAGCTAGTTGCACAAGACGTTTGGTAATGTATCCACCGAGTGAACCCGTTTCACGGGAAGTGTAGTTACCATAGTAGCCGTCAGCTGGAATGGTTACACCCAGTTCTTGAGCTGCCTCCATTTTAAGCTGTTGAAGAGCTGCTGTTGCTTGTGGAACTACCAGATTGTTAGAACGAGATGCCATAATGTGTAATCTCCTTTCGCTTCTCATGCTGTTATTATGTGCTATGCAAGCTTGCAAGATTATTATGTCTCTTACTATCTGACGCTATTCTCTTATTCACAAAAAACATTAACCTGGAGGTATTTTACAAAATGATGAGTAAAGGTTTGTCCGCTTGGTTCGCGACCTCTTCGATGCTTCTGCTTATGGCAACTGCCGTGTCTCTTAGCTATTCCTTGTGGTATGCGCTGCTATTCGCTGTCTTGTCCGTTGCCAATATCGGGTGGGGCTTTGTTATAAAGGCTAAAAAAAGAAGAGCTTGATCTTTCGAGATCACAAGCCCTTCTTTGCTCTTTTTGTTAAAGTACGAATCCCATTCTTTTTTTGACTTCATCAAGGGTTTTGGATGCTTCCTCACGAGCTCGTTCCGCGGAAGCGTTCAGAATGTTCATCAGCTCATCGGATTCGCGTATTTCACGGAATCTCTCTTGCATCGGTTCGATAACAGACAGGACGACTTCGGCCAATTCTTTCTTGAAGCCGCCATACATCTGTCCTTCAAATCTTTTCTCTACATCTTGTAAAGAGAGGCCTGAGCATTCGCTGTAAATGCTCATTAAGTTGCTGACTTCCGGTTTGTTCTCCGGATCAAACCGGACGGCGCTATCTGAGTCTGTTGTCGCACGGCTGATCTTTTTACGAATCTCTGCCGGTGTATCCAAGAGGGAGATGTAACTGCCTGGGTTCGGATTACTTTTGCTCATCTTCTTGGAAGCATCATCCAGTGACATGACGCGTGCGCCAACCTTCGGTGTATAGACCTCAGGAATTGTGAAGAATTCACCGTAACGGTGGTTAAAACGATGTGCCAGATCTCTTGTCAGTTCAAGATGCTGCTTCTGATCCTCACCGACAGGAACCAGATCCGCATTGTACAGCAAGATATCTGCAGCCATCAGTGACGGATATACAAACAGCCCTGCACCTACTGACTCTTTACCTTGGGACTTATCCTTAAACTGCGTCATCCGCTCAAGCTCACCCATTGCAGTCAGCGTCGTTAACATCCATCCGAGCTCTGCATGCTGGGGTACATGAGATTGAAGGAACACATTTGCTTTCTTCGGATCAATACCTGCTGCAAGATAGAGGGCTGCAACATCCTTCGATTGCTCTCTCAATGCCGCCGGGTCTTGGGCAACCGTGATCGCATGCAGGTCAACGACAACGAAATGACAATGATATTCGTCCTGCAGTTTCACAAAATTTTTCATGGCGCCGATGTAGTTACCCAGTGTTAATTTACCGCTGGGTTGAATACCAGAAAAAACAGTTTTCATTTTCTTTTTTCCTCCTAAACAGATCCTAATATGATTCACGAGAAATACAAAAAGGCCCCACATCCCCGTAGAAGGGACGTGAGACCGTGGTGCCACCCTAATTCACTGATATTCATCAGCCTTTTATGTTCCTTAACGCGGAAACCATCGTCCGGCATACTAAAGAAGAATAATACTTCTCGTTGTGCCTGGGAGCTCTGAGGGCCATTCAGACAAAGCATGCAATACCGGTTCGCATCCACCACCGGCTTTCTGTACTTGCTAATGCTAAGCTTACTTATCCTCATCATCGCTTTAATTCGTATGATCTGGCGCTCTTCATCTTACAATTGAGCTTTGC
This sequence is a window from Paenibacillus urinalis. Protein-coding genes within it:
- the trpS gene encoding tryptophan--tRNA ligase, giving the protein MKTVFSGIQPSGKLTLGNYIGAMKNFVKLQDEYHCHFVVVDLHAITVAQDPAALREQSKDVAALYLAAGIDPKKANVFLQSHVPQHAELGWMLTTLTAMGELERMTQFKDKSQGKESVGAGLFVYPSLMAADILLYNADLVPVGEDQKQHLELTRDLAHRFNHRYGEFFTIPEVYTPKVGARVMSLDDASKKMSKSNPNPGSYISLLDTPAEIRKKISRATTDSDSAVRFDPENKPEVSNLMSIYSECSGLSLQDVEKRFEGQMYGGFKKELAEVVLSVIEPMQERFREIRESDELMNILNASAERAREEASKTLDEVKKRMGFVL
- a CDS encoding alpha/beta-type small acid-soluble spore protein, which encodes MASRSNNLVVPQATAALQQLKMEAAQELGVTIPADGYYGNYTSRETGSLGGYITKRLVQLAEQQLSGRSGQ
- the cyoE gene encoding heme o synthase is translated as MSNRYRASSDTAALSTRQTPPQESVTWRDFVTLAKPGILRSNLIAAFGGYWLASQWDIDYLKMIITMLGTVLVMASACVFNNYFDRELDKKMERTRDRALPTGKLTPQLVLAYAFILGIAGLALLFSFSGWLAGILGIFGMFIYVIVYTLWLKRSSTWSTSMGGFSGAVPPVIGYVAVTGTVDMGAILLGALLFLWQPPHFWSLAIRRLDDYKNAGYPLLPVVKGIHRTKIQMIPYLILLVPVPILMYVYGYTGIIFMSVSLLLSLIWLFLGFQGFRARDTDAWAKKMFFFSINYLTISFILMIVDTVRQ
- a CDS encoding metal-dependent hydrolase, with the translated sequence MDTATHFVMGIGLAGLSYVDPVVAANPELAFAVMIGTVVGSQAPDIDTALRMKNNAVYIRNHRGITHSLPFLAIWTVLITAAIALLFRDVPIGHVALWTGIAVCVHVFTDVFNTYGTQALRPITEKWISWNIIHIFDPVLFGTHIAAILLWAFGVFHPAEIFTVLYIFLAFYYIWRTWVHFARKAHVRRMDPASKSNDKYYVIPTIHLNRWHVVKAHEDGSYEIGKLDGDELTWKKHAVSSDHPAVAKSKEHPDIQAFLYFTSFAVAEVEELSFGYFVRWGDVRYRHRKQYPFVACVVMDKNYEPISTYVGWLSEDKMEKKLSISSNI